In Flammeovirgaceae bacterium, a single window of DNA contains:
- a CDS encoding helix-turn-helix transcriptional regulator yields the protein MKAAFLEKNTHEGIIRALYDRDEVSLSVAENRSDSPFVCPAGLKKNLVHFYFCMEGNALFEFGPQYSREIEKKRNYFFYNPENDIPFKINLGPGTRMVFLAISLKNLHKLFLQDTLPFLRPETINRKFYDEREIPASLMVVLNQLSTVNLSEAAEKLYYQGKVLELLSLYFSERKADTESCPFLNDEETVRKIKHAKEYLLRHSESPPGLKELAKIAGLNEYQLKVGFKQIYGNTVFGFLLDHKLDNAQLLLDTAKYKVNEVAYQIGYTNPSHFIAAFKKKFGVTPKKYLMNR from the coding sequence ATGAAGGCAGCATTTCTTGAAAAAAATACCCATGAAGGGATAATCCGGGCGCTATATGACCGCGATGAAGTTTCCCTGTCGGTGGCGGAGAACCGTAGCGATAGCCCTTTTGTTTGCCCGGCAGGATTAAAAAAGAACCTTGTCCACTTCTATTTCTGCATGGAAGGGAATGCGCTGTTTGAATTTGGCCCGCAATACTCCCGTGAAATAGAGAAAAAAAGGAATTATTTCTTTTATAACCCTGAAAACGACATCCCTTTCAAAATCAACCTCGGGCCTGGTACGAGAATGGTGTTCCTGGCCATATCCCTTAAAAACCTCCACAAGCTTTTTTTGCAGGATACCCTTCCTTTTTTAAGGCCGGAGACCATCAACCGGAAATTTTACGATGAACGTGAAATCCCCGCGTCCCTCATGGTGGTGCTCAACCAACTCTCCACCGTAAACCTGAGCGAGGCCGCTGAAAAGCTTTACTATCAGGGCAAAGTGCTGGAACTGCTGAGCCTATATTTTTCTGAGCGGAAAGCGGACACGGAAAGTTGCCCTTTCTTAAATGATGAAGAAACCGTAAGGAAAATAAAACACGCAAAGGAATACTTACTGAGGCACAGTGAGTCCCCTCCTGGTTTGAAGGAACTGGCCAAAATTGCGGGGCTGAACGAATACCAGCTCAAAGTAGGCTTCAAACAAATCTATGGCAACACCGTTTTCGGCTTTTTGCTCGACCACAAACTTGACAACGCACAACTGCTGCTGGACACGGCCAAGTACAAAGTGAACGAGGTGGCCTACCAAATTGGTTATACCAACCCCAGCCACTTTATTGCCGCGTTCAAAAAGAAATTTGGCGTGACCCCCAAGAAATACCTGATGAACCGCTAA
- a CDS encoding DUF3078 domain-containing protein encodes MPSFKPLFLALAFTICFLGVATAQIVRVDSTTFWKKSFKAGLNLNQSSFSSNWKAGGVNSLGFNAFLNTKANYQKGKRSWANEMDLLFGMVNNDGQGFRKTLDRVYLDTKYGYDFNNNWGLFTALNFSSQFAEGFKYVKDGNGVEQGHLISNFLAPAFVTASLGFEYSPDESFKLRLAPVASRLTIVQNSNRYLAVDSMAPYGVEAGETLRIEALAFQMLAEYNKDIAENLNLKWRYLFFANYETLEMKTIDHRLDVNLTAKVNKFVNVSLGGILLYDFDQDSGVQLSQAFSLGFQYTFQNYRDKKK; translated from the coding sequence ATGCCTTCTTTCAAGCCGCTCTTCCTTGCATTGGCCTTTACAATTTGTTTTTTGGGCGTGGCAACAGCCCAAATCGTACGGGTGGACTCCACGACATTCTGGAAAAAAAGCTTCAAGGCAGGCCTGAACCTCAATCAGTCCTCTTTTTCCTCCAATTGGAAGGCCGGTGGGGTGAATTCTTTGGGGTTCAATGCGTTTTTAAACACCAAGGCCAACTACCAGAAAGGGAAGAGGTCATGGGCCAATGAAATGGACCTGCTCTTTGGCATGGTGAACAATGACGGGCAGGGGTTTAGGAAAACCCTGGATAGGGTGTACCTGGACACCAAGTATGGGTACGATTTTAACAATAACTGGGGGCTGTTCACCGCACTCAACTTTTCTTCGCAATTTGCCGAAGGGTTTAAGTATGTGAAAGATGGCAACGGGGTGGAGCAAGGCCACCTCATTTCCAATTTTTTGGCCCCTGCCTTTGTTACCGCGTCTTTGGGCTTTGAATATTCCCCTGATGAGAGTTTCAAGTTGAGGTTGGCACCCGTGGCCTCAAGGCTAACGATAGTGCAGAACAGCAACCGTTACCTGGCGGTAGACTCCATGGCCCCCTATGGCGTGGAGGCCGGGGAGACCCTCCGGATTGAGGCTTTGGCATTTCAAATGCTGGCCGAATACAATAAAGACATTGCCGAAAACCTGAACCTGAAGTGGAGGTACCTCTTTTTTGCCAATTATGAAACCCTGGAGATGAAGACCATAGACCACCGCCTGGATGTGAACCTGACGGCCAAGGTGAACAAATTTGTCAACGTAAGCCTGGGGGGTATTTTGCTCTACGACTTTGACCAGGACAGTGGCGTGCAGCTTAGCCAGGCATTTTCCCTCGGGTTTCAGTATACCTTCCAGAACTACAGGGACAAGAAGAAATAG
- a CDS encoding response regulator: protein MLVDDNDTDNFISKRIIEITGFSQRVEVKNSGKSALDYLRENQNNADELPSVIFLDINMPIVDGFVFLYEFEKFNELVRNKCKVIILSSSDNKRDIDKIVNNNYVIKFITKPLTEVALEEIKLNNI, encoded by the coding sequence ATGCTGGTGGATGACAACGACACGGATAACTTTATTAGTAAGCGGATAATAGAAATAACCGGTTTTTCACAACGGGTGGAAGTAAAGAATTCGGGCAAAAGCGCACTGGATTACCTGAGGGAAAACCAAAACAATGCTGACGAGCTTCCAAGTGTCATCTTCCTGGATATCAACATGCCCATTGTGGACGGCTTTGTGTTCCTGTACGAATTCGAAAAATTCAATGAATTGGTAAGGAACAAATGCAAGGTGATTATCCTTTCCAGTTCCGACAACAAGCGTGATATCGATAAGATCGTAAACAACAATTACGTGATCAAGTTTATCACCAAGCCCCTTACCGAGGTGGCGTTGGAGGAAATCAAACTGAACAATATTTAA